From the genome of Glycine max cultivar Williams 82 chromosome 2, Glycine_max_v4.0, whole genome shotgun sequence, one region includes:
- the GSTU8 gene encoding glutathione S-transferase U17-like — MAQRDLRLLGAWFSPFVLRVQIALNLKGLDYEVVEETLNPKSELLLKSNPVHKKIPVFFHGDKVICESAIIVEYIDEVWSNNALSILPQNAYDRANARFWVSYIDDKWVTSLKSVLLAGDDDEAKKSHFVEMEEALERMEEVFNKCSEGKTYFGGDTIGIVDIVFGSLWSWMRVIEEMNGRKVFDEAKNPSLAKWAETFSADAAVKGVLPETHKLVEYAESLKKRWAAAAAK, encoded by the exons ATGGCTCAAAGGGACTTGAGGCTTTTGGGTGCTTGGTTCAGTCCATTTGTCCTGAGGGTGCAGATTGCCCTTAACCTCAAGGGTTTGGATTATGAGGTTGTTGAAGAGACTTTGAATCCCAAAAGTGAATTGCTTCTTAAGTCCAACCCTGTGCACAAGAAAATCCCAGTTTTCTTCCATGGAGATAAAGTCATATGTGAATCTGCAATCATAGTTGAGTACATAGATGAGGTTTGGTCCAACAATGCTCTCTCCATCCTTCCACAAAATGCATATGATCGAGCTAATGCCCGATTTTGGGTTTCTTACATCGATGACAAG TGGGTTACGTCCTTGAAAAGTGTTCTACTGGCTGGAGATGACGACGAGGCAAAGAAATCACACTTTGTGGAAATGGAAGAAGCACTTGAGAGGATGGAAGAAGTGTTCAACAAGTGCAGTGAAGGAAAGACATACTTTGGAGGGGATACAATTGGAATTGTTGACATTGTTTTTGGGAGCCTTTGGAGTTGGATGAGAGTGATAGAAGAGATGAATGGAAGAAAAGTGTTTGATGAAGCAAAGAACCCTTCTTTGGCTAAATGGGCTGAAACGTTTTCTGCTGATGCTGCTGTGAAGGGTGTTCTTCCAGAGACTCACAAGCTTGTTGAGTATGCCGAGAGTCTTAAGAAAAGATGGGCTGCTGCAGCTGCAAAGTAA